The Silurus meridionalis isolate SWU-2019-XX chromosome 16, ASM1480568v1, whole genome shotgun sequence genome has a segment encoding these proteins:
- the LOC124398846 gene encoding LOW QUALITY PROTEIN: NLR family CARD domain-containing protein 3-like (The sequence of the model RefSeq protein was modified relative to this genomic sequence to represent the inferred CDS: inserted 3 bases in 2 codons), translating into MSASEKHNRKTYERFNSDSPELSHFLKKNSIHLLTNFNDRDSSADLRTVSSAESVKITCKQPLDLIFRELEHKVITLMKNELNRFRKLLSPDYPACTEREVEDEDEKAHHSVREGALKITLHVLNIMNHTDLAKTLHNKLELLSVYQDKLQSKLVEKSKRINEGISQHGSSALLNEIYTELYITEGWSGDVNNEHEVRQIETVSRRPATQETPIKCNDLFKDKSIRSVLTKGVAGIGKTVSVQKFILDWAEGKANQDVTFMFPLPFRELNLMKQKHLSLMDLLHHFFPEMKELNLIDCNFYKMVLIFDGLDECRLPLNFQNNERLCDVTESASVDVLLTNLIKGNLLPSALLWITSRPGAANQIPPECVDQVTEVRGFSDPQKEEYFRKRISDQRLANKIIRNMQSSKSLYIMCHIPVFCWISATVLERMLXVKQSGEIPKTLTQMFTHFLIFQIKHRNQKYHKIXDPDPQQSILALGKLAFQQLEKGNLIFYEEDLRECGIDVREASVYSGVCTQIFREEFGLHLGKVFSFVHLSVQEFLAALYVFLNFVLKNRNLLRDQNPGMLPLLRKQPMSALLKSAVDKALQSENGHLDLFLRFLLSLSLESNQTLLRELLPQTGSSSHSKEETVKYIKDKIKRNPIPEKSINLFLSLNELNDHSLVHEVQTYLNRGGYGRLSGTRLSPAQWSALVFVLLNSEEDLDEFDLKKYDRSEECLLKLLLVVKACRKALLFGCNLTEESCRSLSSVLSSNSSSLRELDLSDNNLQDSGVKLLSAGLETPQCRLEILRLRSCNLTEESCRSLSSVLSSNSSSLRELDLSVNNLQDSGVKLLSAGLENPHCTLEILRLYQCNIKGEGCAALASALKTNSSSLLRELNVSRNDPGDSGVKLLSDLLKDPCCTLETLQIET; encoded by the exons ATTTAATTCAGACTCACCTGAACTCAGCCATTTTTTGAAGAAGAATTCAATACACTTACTGACAAACTTCAACGATAGAGACAGTTCTGCTGATCTGAG AACAGTGAGTTCAGCTGAGAGTGTAAAAATCACCTGTAAACAGCCACTGGATTTAATATTCAGG GAGCTGGAACACAAAGTCATCACTTTGATGAAGAATGAATTGAACAGGTTCAGGAAACTCCTCAGTCCAGATTACCCAGCATGCACTGAGAGGGAggtggaggatgaggatgagaagGCTCACCACAGTGTCAGAGAGGGAGCACTGAAGATCACGCTGCACGTCCTGAACATCATGAACCACACAGATCTCGCTAAAACATTACACAATA AGTTAGAGCTGCTCTCTGTGTATCAGGACAAACTCCAATCCAAGCTTGTGGAGAAGTCTAAAAGAATTAATGAAGGAATCTCACAGCATGGAAGTTCAGCACttctgaatgagatctacacagagctctacatcacagagggttGGAGTGGAGACGTCAATAATGAACATGAGGTGAGACAGATTGAGACAGTGTCCAGGAGACCAGCAACACAGGAGACACCCATCAAATGTAACGATCTCTTTAAAGACAAGTCCATCAGAAGTGTTCTGACTAAAGGAGttgctggaattggaaaaacagtctctgtgcagaagttcattctggactgggctgaaggaaaAGCAAATCAGGACGTCACCTTCATGTTTCCACTTCCCTTCAGAGAGCTCAATCTGATGAAGCAGAAACATCTCAGTCTGATGGATCTTCTTCATCACTTTTTTCCAGAAATGaaagaattaaatttaatagACTGTAACTTCTACAAAATGGTGTTGATCTTTGATGGTCTGGATGAATGTCGACTTCCTCTAAATTTCCAGAACAATGAGAGATTGTGTGATGTGACAGAATCAGCCTCAGTGGATGTGCTGCTGACGAACCTCATCAAGGGGAatctgcttccctctgctctccTCTGGATCACCTCTCGACCAggagcagccaatcagatcccTCCTGAGTGTGTGGACCAGGTAACAGAGGTACGGGGGTTCAGTGATCCTCAGAAagaggagtacttcaggaagaggatcagtgatcagcGGCTGGCCAATAAAATTATTAGAAACATGCAGTCTTCAAaaagcctctacatcatgtgtcATATTCCAGTCTTCTGCTGGATCTCAGccactgttctagagagaatgtt ggtgaagcagagtggagagatccccaagactctgactcaaatgttcaCACACTTCCTGATCTTTCAGATCAAACACAGAAACCAAAAGTACCATAAAA GTGATCCTGATCCTCAGCAGAGTATCCTGGCACTGGGAaaactggctttccagcagctggagaaaggaaacctgatcttctatgaggaagacctgagagagtgtggcATTGATGTCAGAGAAGCGTCCGTCTACTCAGGAGTGTGCactcagatcttcagagaggagtttgggcttcacctGGGAAAGGTGTTCAGCTTTGTACATCTGAGTGTTCAAGAGTTTCTGGCTGCTTTATACGTGTTTCTCAACTTTGTCTTGAAAAACAGAAATCTTCTAAGGGACCAAAACCCTGGAATGTTACCTCTCTTAAGAAAGCAACCCATGTCTGCTCTCCTGAAGAGTGCAGTGGACAAGGCCTTACAGAGTGAGAATGGACACCTGGACCTGTTCCTCCGTTTCCTTCTGAGTCTCTCACTGGAGTCCAATCAGACTCTCTTAAGAGAACTTCTGCCCCAAACAGGAAGCAGTTCTCACAGCAAAGAGGAAACAGTCAAGTACATCAAGGACAAGATAAAAAGGAATCCCATTccagagaaatccatcaatctgtttTTGAGTCTGAATGAGCTAAATGATCATTCTCTAGTCCACGAAGTTCAAACTTACCTGAATAGAGGAGGTTATGGTCGTCTCAGTGGAACCAGACTCTCTCCTGCTCAGTGGTcagctctggtgtttgtgttgctgAACTCAGAAGAGGATTTGGATGAGTTTGATCTGAAGAAATATGATAGATCTGAGGAGTGTCTTTTAAAGCTGCTGTTGGTGGTAAAAGCATGTAGGAAAGCCTT GCTTTTTGGCTGTAATCTGACAGAGGAAAGCTGTAGATctctgtcctcagttctcagctcaaactcctccagtctgagagaactggatctgAGTGACAATAACCTGCAggactcaggagtgaagctgctctctgctggactggagactCCACAGTGTagactggagatactgag GCTACGTAGCTGTAATCTGACAGAGGAAAGCTGTAGATctctgtcctcagttctcagttcaaactcctccagtctgagagaactggatctgAGTGtcaataacctgcaggattcaggagtgaagctgctctctgctggactggagaatccacactgtacactggagatactgag GTTATATCAGTGCAATATTAAAGGTGAAGGTTGTGCTGCTCTAGCTTCAGCTCTGAAAACAaactcctcatcactcctgagAGAGCTGAATGTGAGCAGAAATGATCCAGGAGACTCGGGTGTGAAGCTGCTGTCTGATCTTCTGAAGGATCCATGCTGTACACTGGAGACACTGCA GATTGAGACATAA